A single region of the Alteriqipengyuania flavescens genome encodes:
- a CDS encoding NINE protein — MAEYHGDLMYRTGKVYKGVDDTNYIVAIVIAAFLGATGAHRFYMNDHKIA; from the coding sequence ATGGCAGAATATCACGGCGATCTGATGTATCGCACCGGCAAGGTCTACAAGGGTGTGGATGACACCAACTACATCGTCGCGATCGTCATCGCCGCGTTTCTCGGCGCGACCGGGGCGCACCGGTTCTACATGAACGATCACAAGATCGCCTAA